CTTAGCTTTCTGGCGCCCTTCCATAGACCGCTCATGGTAAGATGCCATTCTAGTTATGTGCTGTAACCGGGCTAAGATTTTCTGCAACTAGTGGAAGAAGTGGATAAGGCATTTGCCAAGTGAAGATGCGTTGCTGAAGGTCAAGACAAAAATCCTCAGAGAAAGATTCGTCCGTTACACCAGACGTAATGAAAGTGATTATGGCGACCGTGGCAAGAGCAACTTGGGAAGCCGCAAACGCGTCGAAACCGAAATGCGAGGTTTCCTAGGCACCGTAAATCATGGGCCCACGGCACGAAGATGCAGTCTGCAATACAATGAAGATAAAATACGACAAGCCAGGCACCCAAGTGATGAAATTTAAGAGGCTGGTCTAAGTTGGGTATCAACGAGAATCGCTAGGACTAGGCTTTCTATCAAGCACTTAGGAGAGTAGGAGTGGTTCAGTGGTAAGGAGGAACCGATATCGAGAAAGACTGTGGACGGCAGTAATCCACCGCAAGTGCATCCTCAGCTCGATGAAAGCGAAGGGCGGACACATCCTGAGCTCAAAGGAGCGTCGGATAATTAGGCCGCACTGCCGAGTGTACGACGAATATCATCCTTCACAGACTCCAAATCCGTTTCTTCCATTGCGAGGAAGTGAATCTACATGCGTTTTGTAAGCCTGCCCTCGGTCAGTATTGGCGTGGTTTGCTTACCATTTCATCAGGCACGCCTGATCCTCCGTACAAGACGGGTTCAGAAAGACTAGCCGCAACTCCCTTTTGCACTCTGTCCTCCCACACCCCGTCCCAATTCCACTGACCAGGCTGCCGAGTCGCTGTAGTGGGCGATAGACTTGGCTCCTCTGCCTTCCCAGAATAGCTATTTCGGACACCATCAGAATCGGAATCATCGCCACTGCTGGGTTTCTGGTCTGCGAGTTTGCCATGTTTCCGCCTGTGCGCGCGCCACGCATGCCATGCTCCAGGATTTCCCGAGGCTTCTAGAGGAACCATGTCAAGAACTTCTGGGGTATCAAAGGTGCTGCGGATATACTTCAAAATAGTGTAAACAGACATGCCTGGTTTGCAGGTCTGGCTATAGTCTGGAGAGCTCGCATGAGATGGCTCCGGCGACATGACAACACCCTCAGGTGGCGCGCCAGTCCCGTCAGACCCTGAACTGTCAAGTCTTTCGCCGCTAGCCAGTCTGCTCCCGGGCTCGGCACTTTGCCCACGGCCAAACCACTGTGGGAAACCATGCCTCAGGCTGAATGCACCAGGCGGTAGTCGTTCTTGATCGGTAGCACTGCTAGTGCCCTTATCTTGAACATCCTTTGCGTACATATATGTCGTAAGGGGGGTGATAAGTGGATGGAATATGTCAGTCGAGAAGAGAATCAGGGGCGGAAGCTTCGGGTATGTGTCTGGGAAGGAAATCTGGAACCGTAGAACGGCCGCCGCGTACGGTCCTGTATCCATTTGATTAATTCTTCTAGTAAGACAGGCACTTGACAGTCTCGGTCGGTGGTGATTCTAACCATCGCGAACAAACAGAACTGCTGACCAGAGTGTAGGATCTCCAGGGGCTAGACTAAGGAAAACACCTTCGGGACATGCTTGCTTCAAGCCGGTACTGGACACGCCCGGTTAGTCATTTGAAATGTCGCACGAACTGGTCTTGACCAACAATTCGGATATTAGGTGTTGTATTCGTAATGATGGAAGGTCACCTGAGCGAGCCATCCTCACTGCATCTATCACACCCGTCAACACTGCCGGGTAGCAGAATGGGATGTGGTCGGTTGCCGAACGGGGACGACGCCTTGGGAAGCTGTCTGAATTGGGCGGTGTGTGAAGCGGTGAGGAATTCTGCCGGTGGGAACTGTCGCGCGACATCATCGCGGGGCATAAATTGGCAGGATGAGGGCTGCATCGGGTAGCGTAACCTAGATAATCGTGTAATTAAAAGCCAGGCATTCGCTCCCTCTGTTTTTTTATTGAGTCGAGAGGGGAAATTTTCTCTATATAAAATAATGTAAAACTCGTCGAATCAATACCGTCCACAGTGCTAACCAAAGCTCCTGATGTTCGATTTTTCCTTGCTACCCAAGTTACATGAAATTCTCAGTGTTGGTGGATCACTGACCCAGGCGCTTCTCGATCTTGGACTTTTCATGAGCCTTGACTTGGTCCAGGTCGTCACGTGTGGCATTGTAAGCAATAGTAACCTGGTTGAAGGGATTCTCAGGGCTCTTGTCGAATTCCTTCCTGATCCTCTGCTTGCGTTGCTCCAAGCGCAAGCCAACGCCGCTGCCATCTGCCTTCATCTCGGTGAGTCTTCGCTCCTCATACTTGGCATACGCAGCAGCAAATCTCTTCTCAGGATGcttgtcaatcttggcatCGTCGGACCCGGTCGCCAGCGACAAGGCATCGAGCGCATTATCGATACCGGACGCGTTCAGTGTTGAGGGCGCACCGCCGTCAAGTTGGGAGAGGTCCAAGCCGCGAGACTTCTTAGCAGGAGCCTTTGATTTCTTGGGTTCGGCTCGTCCGCCCAGGCtagcttcctcctccttgagaAGAGCATCCTTCTCGGCCTTCTTTGCAGCCTGTTCAGCCTttttggcggcctcggctTCCCTGGTGACCGGAGACGATGCTTCCATCAGTATTCGTGCGCGAGATGCTACAGACGCATCATGTTTTGCCACACTTACTTCTTGGCGTTGCTCTTACTCCCCTTCTGCCAGTTTTCGGATTCTTCAGCCTCCAATCTGGCATCGGCAGCTGCGGCCTTTTGCgccgcagcctcggccttgcgAGCGTTGCCGGCAACCTTCTTGGAGTTCTCGCCCTTCTTGCCAGCCATGACGACAACAATGGCTCGGCAATGCTCGGAAGAAGCTCGGGTGACAGCGAAGTCGGTGCAGGTCAGACCGCTCCAGGTGTGCGCGGTTTTCTGATAGAGGATGCGTCGGGTGGTTGCGTCGGCCGATTGTTGTGATACCGGCTCAGCGTGGTTGCAATGCAGTCAAATGTTTTCGGGGgatgtctggtcaactggtggttGTCGGTTCACGGATTGGCCAGCCAcagcggacatggagtgaGCAGGGCAGACCAGTGAACAGCTGGCTGGCATATTAGACAGCACCAGACCCGACCTGAGTGGCCCCGGCCACGACTTAAGCCTGGGTCTGGTTGACAGCACATGTGCAGGGCGGCGAGCAGGGCCCAGAGCCCGCACTGCCGGCTGGCGCCTGGTAGCAGTGTAGCAGTGGTGGTGCCAGCGGTTCAGACGCCGGACACCGGCACTCTGGGGCTCCATgtcggttcaatgttcaatgttgtcaactggtctttgCTGGCATGTGCCGCGTGGTCGGTCAGGGTCAATGGCTGGATGCTCCAGCGTCAACGGTGGCGCCATGCTGCACCCCACAGCCCAACGCCGGACGGGGGTTGGCGCATCTGGTTTTGACACTGGCAGGCTCCGTCTGGTTTCAGCTTCAACGCTCGAAAGCTGCCGTGACGGGAGTGGCTGCGGGCGCTGGAGGGGCGCGGCGGATGCGGCAACGTCagtgctggcgctgggttGATATTGATTGAACCGCGCTGCAGCCTCGGGCCAGTCAGAGCTAGCCAGAGCCAAGTAGGGCTGCTAGCCACATATGGCCAACTCCAGCTTCGAAACATGGAAGCCTCGAGGCAGCACCTCCCAGCTCCTACATGAGCATCCAAGAAGGGCAGGCACTGGATGTCGTCATGGCTGAAGCCAGGCGACATGAACCTCCAAGTGTCAAAGCCTGGCACCCACCTGCCGCTTGACCAGAGGCATATCGGCCCAAGCACCTGAGGACATCGGACCGTCGAGGGCTCGGCTGTCGACGTGTTGTCCACCTGCTGTCCCCCTGCACAGGGCCTGCTGcatatatgtacatgtatgtatgtactgtaCTCTGCCGTATCTCGCCGATGATGCCAGACCAACTTGGGCGTTTGAGCTTCCAGGGACCTGTCGTGCACGTACCGCTGGCGTGCTCGGCTGTGGTCGGCCGGTGCGTGATTGCGTTGTGGCTTTGTGCGTTGTTCGCCAGCAGCTTTGCAAACATTTGTTCCGTCCGGTTGCATTTGCACCAGGCAGACCGCACAACGCAAAGCGCGGAACGCACAACGTACAAGGCAACTCGCACTTATTGCCGACTCTGGACTGAGTACTTAGATGGAGGAGACGCACACGAGCACGCCCGTTTGGGCTCTTCACCATGCATGACAAGGCCAGCCGTCAACTGGTTTCAATCAACCCCCCcttctcgccgcctcctcgaGTCTACgtccctctcctctcctctcctttCCTCTCTTCCCTCACCGGCCTCACCGGCCTCACCGGCCTCGACAAGCCCAGAAGCGATGCCAGAAGCCCGGCCGGTACTCACCACATGCCGCCTACGCGGTCACTGATACCAGACTCTTATACCGCCGCGTGGATGGCATGACTGTCAGATGACCACGGCGGAAGGGGCGCATATGCGTGGCCGAGACCTCCTGGCACAATCATTTGCTGCTTCATTATGGCCATAACCGCCGTAGCCCAGAACGGCACCCGGTCTGGCATGGCAGCTGACTTGCCCAGCTATATGCAGACAGTCTGCAGACATCTGCATACGCTTTCCAGCGTCAAGTTCGTTTGGGGAGGCTCATTGGTTACCATGGGTTCTCCGCGCCCATGAGATCGAGAAAAAGGCTCCTATTCGAGCCTGTCGCAACAACTGGCCTCCATCTGCCTATCCGTCTAGCGCAGCTTGCGCTTCAAATGCTGCCGGCTCCATGGCGAACCACATAGTACCCAAGTCCTTCAGCATCTTCTTGTGCATACATCCTCGTCCGTCACCGTCACAAAGGCGGTCCCGTGTGCTCCTTTTGTGCAACTTGGTCGACGTCATGCCGAGTTTCCCGAGTTTCGGGGCATTTCTTCTCGGCGGGAGCAAACTTCTTTCATTTGTTGCAAGCCGCACTATATTCCAATTTGTAAGCAACTTGAATATCATTTTTTGTGATCAGCTCCGGACTGCCCACCGCCACAACTGGCCGTCATAACAGTGACGGTGTTCTAATTTCCTGGCGTGCGGCACGGCATTCCTTATGTTCAGGTATCCAAGTACTACGAAAGTACACGGATGTAcgctgccgtcgtcttctcgcctcctctgccttcttcttctcttcctaACTTTGTGCAAGTACGTACTACCGACAAAATCAAAGTGAGATCAAACAATTAAATCAGACAAGCACAGAGCGGGGGCATTTTAATATCCCGGTGTATAGATCTCATTTGTGATCCATTCAAACCAGTTCTCATAGCAGTGAGTCATGACTGGTCGTTTTTAACCGTTGTGCTGCACATCATAGTGGTCATTTCGTGCGGCACATCTCCAAGCTCGCAATATTATCTAGCCATGTGCCCAAAAGTCTCACACAAGCATTTAGTACGTACTCGATTagtcgtcatggccattgccCTGGTGTGAAACAAACACCTCTTTCTTCATCGTCCAATGGCCCTTTGCTTCGTTTCTCTCTTGTCATTGCTGTTGTGGGTGTGGCTTGCAGTCTCACAATATCGCTCACCTGCCCAACTGAACAGAGAGACAAGGGActcagcatcatcaccgcctACCTAGGGACCTAGATGCCTATCTACATACATGAGTAAgttgtatgtacggagtgcagTAGGTATAAAAGAGAGCTACCTACTACCAATGTCTCACCGGGGTGATTTGACATTTTGTGTCTCATTGGGGTGTCCACCCAGCAAGCACATGGCCAGGTTTCATTGCCGCCGgtgcttacggagtacacagaGATAGGCTCCCCCAAAGACTTGCGTaggccagccagccagccagccaaaaaaaaaaaggattgAAAAGTGAAAATCCAGAGGTTGGCGGAAGCTTGGCACGCACGCCACTGAGGTCGGTTTATtcatggcttcaatgtttctttttAATGCCTGACGTTGGTGTTATGGGGCATGTGTAGGGACCTTTCAGACAACCGATCCTTGCCATGGCGTCCATGAATATGCAGAGTACTGGATCGTTTTGTCAAACGTTAGAGTTACGCAGGCCATCATCAAAAGATGCAGGAGGTCTGGCTCAAGTGCATGGTGCGAAATCTCGAATTCGACGTCTTCTGCCTCGAAAATGACTCCGGTGTGGCGGATAGCGTCACAAGTCATCACTAATATGGCGTTGACAGCATCTTCTAGTGCATGAAACAATTACTGCTCCAGTTCAAAGTCAGCAGATAGACCAATCGGAGCTTGTGGTGTACTGGTGGTACAGATCCTCATGTCAGATATCATATTGTCCTGCCAAATGTAACAGATCAGGCATTTGAATTCCGAGACGAAACTTCCCGCTGAAAAACAGTATTCAGTCTGATTCACTCCATGTACCTAAGCGGCCTAGTAATGCAGTTCATGTCAAAAAAAGGAGCACAGGTAGCTCGCGCACgcttgtgctccgtacaacgGTTATGAACGACCAAGTCTGCCTGGGTAATGAGGTCACGCCCTGCCTGTATCAGCCATACACCTGCAGGCCATTGTGGTCAGCGCGGGCTGCAGCATCTCAGAGACAATCTCACGAGGGAGGGGGCGGGGGTGATGTCATTTCAATGAGCAATAGCCACAAAGCATGGACTAGTTGATGAGGGCCTTATAAGAATCTGGTCTCGATTGGATCAAAGTCGGCGTATACAAGCACACCATGAGACAACTCAGGCGTTATAATGTCTTTATACATCGCGTAACATGCCTCTGTGCCTTGTAGCATGTTCGCGTAAAAAGGATCGCCTCGGGATAGACAAGTAAATATATCATATCAGAATCTGTGGTGCCTCATCCGCCTCCGCTGGCTCCCGGGTGCGAAGTAGTTACCGGCCTCTGCTTGGTGGTCGATCCGAGTCTCTGGTTGCTGGAGCCATGTATGGGGCTGTTGCGCAGCTAAAGTCCTGCATAGAGCTGAAGATGGGGTTCGCCGTGCTACATTTCAACTCTGTACGACGGAGCAAATCAGATTGATGTACTTCAGGTGTAGAAATGAGTACTACACAACGAATGAGAGACTGGCGGGAATAGCGAAGAAACGCCGTGGTAAGGAATACGTACTGAGCTGGTGTTGCATCGTTAAATCACGGGCCCATATGGGTGTTTCTGACGACTAGTCTCCCTCTAATAATAGCAAACGACTATAGTTGATGAACTCGTCATGAGAAGTAGAAAGATACATGACTATGTGTCCAGTCCACGAGCATGCCCAATTAGGCGCCTATGCCGAATTTCATTCAGTACCGCGCTAATTCCGTTTCTTGTACGTAGTACTCAGCAGGTTGGGTTCAATTTTATCCTAGAACTTGCCTTGCAGCCCTGTACGGAGGCATATTTAAAAATCGATCGGTTAAGAGCTGCAGTCGTCGTATTAGTTTCCCGTGGACTGCGTCTATGAGCGGTGAGGAAATCAGGCTGGCTGGGTGCAGCAGTCAGGCGATGCTCCAAAGACTGTCCGTGTCTGCTCGCGCGAGAGCCAGATCAAATCATCTCAATTGTCAATGGCCAGAGTTGCAGTTCGACGTGTACAGCTCAAGCCACGACGATCTTGGCGGACCAACCAATGCTCGTCCGAGTATGACGGCAGAAGTAGCCAGGCGTCGAATCGGTCCACAGAGCTTGAAAGCAGGGAATGTGTTCGGCGTTTCGGGCACGGAGCTGTTGTTCTCGAAGCCAGTGTAACACATAATGATTCCACAAACCAAGCCATCATCGTTCGAGTAAAATTGCAAAGCAAAAGCGTAATCTTGCATTTGCACAGCTCGATTGACGCACAGGAAAGCTACCAATATTGGGGTTTCGAattgcctacctaggtactccgtagtcatGCAAAGACCAGGCATCAGCTCAATATCACCAAAGAACCTGGAGGCTGCCAATAGCTCCTCCGCTCCTTCCAATTTTGAAGGATGAGTGTAGCCTGGTCACAACATCGGGCAAGAGAGGTCCAGAGCGCTGGCAAGGTAGCTGAAGCAATCTCCTTTCCGGTCGATGTGCTCTGGAAAAATTATCCTTTACTCCTCCTCATTGCTCCTTCTTCCTGCGCTGGTCAATGTATGGCGCATCGTCTTGCCAGAATGATAAGCAACAGCCAAGACCATGGATCGATCGCTACAACACAGAGCATGGCGAATATGTGACATTTTGCAAGCATGCCACGTTTTGGTCAGCAAGAATTTATTCGTCCAATTATTGTGAGTGTCCCCGCGTGGCATGAACCTTGAGCCGCTTGGAGATTTCCTTCTCCGGCAAGATCTCATTGTCCCAACAACTTTTGTACTTCTATGTATCACGACGTAAGCCCGTCAGCTGATCGGAATCCCAGGCAGTTACCCTTGCTGTGCTAGAGAAATCGCATAATACGAGCCGAGAATCAGGCGACTTCACAGTCTGTGGCTGGGATGCATATTCTACCAAAAGGAAAAATTGCTTCCGTCGTACAAACACTTGCATAAGTGTACTCCATAATCAGAAGTGTGCCGAGAAACGCACATCAAAAGCAAGTTCTAATGGAAACAGAAAAAGCAAATCTGCTGAAAGATAAGAGCGCCACAGAAAAGCCGACAATGAAAACATCCTGGAACAACAAGATGGGCACTTACAACAGTCTTTCTGGGAAAAAGAGGCCCGTGCCCACCCTGTCCCTTGCAGACCATCTCACATTCGATCTGGTTAAAACGCAGTAGTACATgactgtatgtatgtgttATTCAAATAAATTGCCCCTTGCAACAAGATGCCACTGGGGGTTTTGTTCAACATGCTGTTCCGCTTCTTTTGTGGTCCATTTTGTCTCTATTCTGACGATATGGGCTATAAAAGCCCCCCATCTAATCTCTTCATCTATCCGATGCTTGATTTATCTTCACTCGCGACAGACACCGGGTCGGATATTCGAGGTTCCCCGGTCCAACATCCAAGGAATGGTGTATCCGCAAACGGTCCAGCATCAATGGGCTCTAGACCCAACCAACCTACCGGGTCGCTGCCCCTGGCATCCATCTTGGTTAACACCCCCCTTTAACTACCCCAGgtacatggccaagaagcctaAACAAGCCGAGTATAGCTTCCGCCCCCACTGGTAGTGGTTGCTTGATAGGCTTACATGCTACTACTACGATACAGCGAAGGTGAGCTAGCTTACAAGCCAAACCAGCTTTAATTTTCCGGTACATCAAGTACCAGCCACTCAGTGGACTGGCTAGCTTTAGAGGCCCCGGGGAACTGAACCGGGACCCGCTAGCCGGAACGCAGGAAATCCTCCCCGACAGTTTGCTGTTGTTCGCTGACTCGAGCCTATTGGACGAAAATGGGAAAGGCATCTGGTTGCACAAATGACGACATGAACCGCAGAAATTCAAGAGCCCCAAGACCGCCATCGACATTACTAGCAGCGCCACTAAACAAACTaccagccatgttgacaagATCACAAGGCATATGATTGTAGCGGTGAGCTACATCCGCACTAGCTATTATGATGCATAAATTTCCACACAAATTTGGTTGTTCTACCAAAACGTCGCAGCATCCTCGAAAATAGGAAGCCAACATACATATTCGCAGCACGGATGAAGCCATACCGCTGCAGAAGAAAATCGGCACATCATGCACAAGCATTACAGGGTCAAGCCACCACGAAAATTCGGTCATTTGTTGATGCAACCCTGCCTCTTGGAACGATACGCATGCACTTTTGGGTATCCATGTTGTCGGGTTTTCCAACAAGCCATGAATAGCGCGGCATGTCATGCATGAGGCCACaatattacggagtactccgtacgggtGTTATATCGGATTGAGTACATCATTATGGAGTATCGGAATTGGACATGGGACCAAGACAGAAATTCCGAATACCTTTGTAAaggtgtacatacatcatcTCAAGGAGATGAGATACTTCAAACAGTTCAAAAAGAACAGGGATGCAAAGTATTTTCCAACTACCAACAGGTGTGAAAGCAACAGCCAAAACCATGTTTCAAGCCGGGTCGGCGTTCTTAAGCAGAAAATCGACCCATTGTCATTTTCCGCAAATTCTACCACTGTTTCAAGTCCAAAAGGGGGGGTTGCTCTGCAACTGCCAACCCAAGTGGATGCTTGTTCTGGAATGTCTGCAACTCGGACCTCTGGAAGCAACCAAGCAttaccagccagccagccctgCACATAACGGATGGACAAGGCTGGCAATGATGACATGTGGGGAAAAAAGGGggaagggaaagggggggcaCCGTTCGCCACGCGTCCAGCTTGACCTCGCCTTGTTCCAAATCCTTCACAACGGCGGCTAGATAAAGTACCATGGCCGGTACCTCTGCTATGGTGGAGCTCGATGCAATTCCGGCACTCTTCCGCAGCGACCCAAAGCATCGGACCAGAATTGTGGCCCGTTTAAGCCAATCCACTGCTTGATAGCCTGGTCACCAAGGGTCCAAAAGAATCAATCCATGTCAAAATCTGCTCCTACAACATGTGGCACCCCCTGGCAGATTTTGGCGCATGACTAGCAGGCGAAAGCTGCCCCATTCGAGATCCAGATTTCTGCGTATCCTCATAATGTCTGTCACCCCTATAGTCAACCACGGCGGTGATTAACATAATACGAGGGCATGGACGGTTAGCAAGCTTTGATGCCACATGGCACTCACCCAATCCTCAATCCGGAGCTAAATCAAGCATGCGGCGCCATTTGGCACGCCAGACTAGATCCCATGCGAATTATCTCACAATCGAGCATGAGACGCCAAACGCCGTTATGGTTCGGTGAACTACGTGAAGGTCGTTGAGGATTCTTCTGTAAACAGCACTCGCTCTGACGCAAATCTTACGAAGTGAACCGGAGCAAAATTGTACCTGGCGTCCCGGGCGATTCAGCAATATAGTCAATTTCGGAATTTGGACCACACAGGCAGAGAAAGGTCGGAACAACCGCCTCTTCACATCCGTATTCTCTATGCCAAATTGGATCATTGCCGTTGAACTTTGCTCACATGCAACTATTGTCCGTACGCAGATTGTCCATCGTGGGACCATCGCGCAATATCTGGGTGTTGCTGGATTACCGGTGTCGGATAACTCGATCAACATACAGAGACGCCATGGATATGCACATCAGGGAATACCCATTTGTGCCCGGGTTTTTTCTTGGGGCATGCTGGTGTTTTCTTGTGCTAGTCAGTATTCTAGTCACATCGGCTGTTCGCATTTGGGAAATCGGGCTCTCCTTCACTATTCTTATTATTTCGGACTGTTATGGTAGTTGACACTAGCATTTGACAGGGCACCTGGGTAATATCATAGATAAGCAAGATTGTTTTGGTGGCCCTCGCGTTGCACATCCATGCCAAGGCGAGTTTGTATGAGGAAGACCTGCGACCTGCCAGATTTACTAACAGAGTAGTAGTGTCAGCATTCCCGCTCTATCTCAAGGTATAACTGATCGGATAGTCGAATAGACCTCTTGTCTCGGACTGAAGTCTTTCTTTCAGGGTTTGACAAACCCTTGTGGTCACGCTGAGATACCCGCAATGCGGCTCAACGAGACATTGCGTGAGGTACATGGCATGTCCCAATTATAGACAGTTGTCATGTAACAACTACGTCACGCGGGGCTTGCAGGATTTGCCTTCACCTACATACCGCCTCAGATGGGACTTGAGCGGATACTATTCCTCACCGAAGGCAATCATATGCACATGTGTCATGTGCTAGAGCTGCATGCTCGTTCTACCGCTTCATTCGACAAAACAGCGAGGGCCATTGCGCCCGAGGCACAATACCAGCCTTAAATAAGCGCTCTTTC
The DNA window shown above is from Metarhizium brunneum chromosome 1, complete sequence and carries:
- the CCP124 gene encoding Coiled-coil domain-containing protein 124 codes for the protein MAGKKGENSKKVAGNARKAEAAAQKAAAADARLEAEESENWQKGSKSNAKKEAEAAKKAEQAAKKAEKDALLKEEEASLGGRAEPKKSKAPAKKSRGLDLSQLDGGAPSTLNASGIDNALDALSLATGSDDAKIDKHPEKRFAAAYAKYEERRLTEMKADGSGVGLRLEQRKQRIRKEFDKSPENPFNQVTIAYNATRDDLDQVKAHEKSKIEKRLGPYAAAVLRFQISFPDTYPKLPPLILFSTDIFHPLITPLTTYMYAKDVQDKGTSSATDQERLPPGAFSLRHGFPQWFGRGQSAEPGSRLASGERLDSSGSDGTGAPPEGVVMSPEPSHASSPDYSQTCKPGMSVYTILKYIRSTFDTPEVLDMVPLEASGNPGAWHAWRAHRRKHGKLADQKPSSGDDSDSDGVRNSYSGKAEEPSLSPTTATRQPGQWNWDGVWEDRVQKGVAASLSEPVLYGGSGVPDEMIHFLAMEETDLESVKDDIRRTLGSAA